In the bacterium HR11 genome, one interval contains:
- the rpsA gene encoding 30S ribosomal protein S1, which produces MGEAPAVESASSEDYTALLMSTVERQLTPPEPGQILAGRVIHIGTEHAVVDIGYRVEGLVPLEELHDEAGQLVVAEGDTVFVQVLPYEPEQDYVPLSKRQADFQMAWDRIVQAHQAGTPLTGRIVRRLKGGYFVDLGGARAFLPGSQVDLRKPEDYDAWLGQTVQVKVLTVDPQKRTVVVSRRALLEEARERRRQQVLAQLRPGVVLEGVVKNITDYGVFVDLGGVDGMIHKSDLSWQRVSHPSEVVQIGQSIRVKVLAYDEATQRVSLGLKQLTPDPWTRAVKNYEVGQTVTGTVTNVVDYGAFVEIEPGVSGLIHVSELAWSTRIRHPSQVLKVGDTVQVRIIDIDTKRKRISLSLKAVLPNPVDEFLAKYPPGSVVTTTVDRFNMRGAITRLDEFPDILGFIPLREITWQRKPRPPSEYLHRGQVVTAQVLRGRPDVLRVYLSLRRLQPNPWKEFAERYAVGDVVQGTVVEKFENGCFVRPEGYPDIDALLPRGHYVRRRRGKGVVTEEPEVGQTLEFKIIQMEPRKRRIVLSLRELYRDRIRQELEIARQKREADKVRLGDIVAQELEKLKAYTKGSSGEGSQGA; this is translated from the coding sequence ATGGGAGAGGCACCGGCCGTCGAGTCGGCGTCGTCGGAGGACTATACGGCCCTCTTGATGTCCACGGTCGAGCGCCAGCTCACCCCGCCGGAGCCGGGTCAGATCCTGGCGGGCCGGGTCATCCATATCGGGACCGAACATGCCGTCGTGGACATCGGCTACCGCGTCGAGGGCCTCGTCCCCTTAGAAGAACTGCACGACGAAGCCGGCCAGCTGGTCGTCGCCGAGGGCGACACGGTCTTTGTCCAGGTCTTGCCGTACGAGCCCGAGCAGGACTACGTGCCCCTCTCGAAACGTCAGGCCGACTTCCAGATGGCCTGGGACCGGATCGTCCAGGCCCATCAGGCCGGGACGCCCCTGACGGGGCGGATCGTGCGTCGTCTGAAGGGCGGCTACTTCGTGGACCTCGGCGGCGCTCGGGCCTTCCTGCCGGGTTCGCAGGTCGACCTCCGGAAGCCGGAGGACTACGATGCCTGGCTGGGTCAGACGGTCCAAGTCAAAGTCTTGACGGTCGACCCCCAGAAGCGGACCGTCGTCGTCTCCCGCCGGGCCTTGCTGGAGGAGGCGCGGGAGCGGCGCCGTCAGCAGGTCCTGGCGCAACTCCGCCCGGGCGTCGTCCTGGAGGGCGTCGTCAAGAACATCACGGATTATGGGGTCTTCGTCGACCTGGGCGGCGTCGACGGCATGATCCATAAATCCGACCTGAGCTGGCAGAGGGTCTCGCATCCCTCTGAGGTCGTCCAGATCGGTCAGTCGATCCGGGTGAAGGTCCTGGCTTACGATGAGGCCACGCAGAGAGTCTCCCTGGGCCTTAAGCAGTTGACGCCGGACCCCTGGACCCGGGCCGTCAAGAATTACGAGGTCGGCCAGACGGTGACGGGGACCGTGACGAACGTCGTCGACTATGGGGCCTTTGTCGAGATCGAGCCGGGCGTCTCGGGCCTCATCCACGTGTCGGAACTGGCGTGGTCGACCCGGATCCGGCACCCCTCGCAGGTCCTGAAGGTCGGCGACACGGTTCAGGTCCGCATCATCGACATCGATACGAAGCGGAAGCGGATCTCCCTCAGCCTGAAGGCCGTCCTGCCGAATCCCGTCGACGAATTCCTGGCAAAGTACCCCCCGGGGTCGGTCGTGACGACGACGGTCGACCGCTTCAACATGCGGGGCGCCATCACGCGGCTGGATGAATTCCCGGACATCTTGGGCTTCATCCCCCTTCGGGAGATCACTTGGCAGAGGAAACCCCGGCCGCCGTCCGAATACCTCCACCGGGGCCAGGTCGTGACGGCCCAGGTCCTGCGGGGGCGGCCCGACGTCCTGCGGGTCTATCTGAGCCTGCGGCGGCTTCAACCCAATCCGTGGAAGGAGTTTGCCGAACGCTACGCCGTCGGCGACGTCGTGCAGGGGACCGTCGTCGAGAAGTTCGAGAACGGCTGTTTCGTCCGGCCCGAGGGCTATCCCGACATCGATGCTCTCCTGCCCCGGGGCCACTACGTGCGGCGTCGGCGGGGGAAGGGCGTCGTGACCGAGGAGCCCGAGGTCGGCCAGACGTTGGAATTCAAGATCATCCAGATGGAACCCCGGAAGCGCCGCATCGTCCTGAGCCTGCGGGAGCTCTACCGGGACCGGATCCGACAGGAACTCGAGATAGCCCGTCAGAAGCGGGAGGCCGACAAGGTCCGCCTGGGGGACATCGTGGCCCAGGAACTGGAGAAGCTTAAGGCCTACACGAAGGGCTCCTCCGGCGAGGGCTCCCAGGGCGCGTGA
- a CDS encoding AP-4-A phosphorylase, with the protein MRPLFTPWRKKYLERVDEETQTCIFCAAAQAADPRERWVLFRGRWNLIMLNLYPYSNGHMMIAPLTHWASPTEASPEALTEMALWIPVVLEVLHEAYRPHGFNLGMNLGRCAGAGFADHYHLHVLPRWEGDTNFMATVAGTRLIPEDIPTTFDRLRPLLEARLGRR; encoded by the coding sequence ATGCGCCCCCTATTTACGCCCTGGCGCAAGAAGTACCTCGAGCGGGTCGACGAGGAGACCCAGACGTGCATCTTCTGCGCGGCGGCCCAGGCGGCCGACCCCCGGGAACGGTGGGTCCTGTTCCGGGGCCGGTGGAACCTCATCATGTTGAACCTGTATCCGTACTCGAACGGTCATATGATGATCGCGCCCCTGACCCATTGGGCCTCCCCGACGGAGGCGTCGCCGGAGGCATTGACCGAGATGGCCCTCTGGATCCCCGTCGTCCTGGAGGTCCTTCACGAAGCCTACCGACCGCACGGCTTTAACCTGGGGATGAACCTGGGCCGGTGTGCCGGGGCCGGGTTTGCCGACCACTATCACCTCCACGTCTTGCCCCGATGGGAAGGGGACACGAACTTCATGGCGACGGTCGCCGGGACCCGCCTGATCCCGGAAGACATCCCGACGACCTTTGACCGGCTCCGGCCCCTCCTGGAGGCCCGTCTCGGTCGGCGGTAG